From one Flavobacteriales bacterium genomic stretch:
- a CDS encoding YdcF family protein, with translation MRRLLVLAVAAAVLWFARVPVMLALGHWLIEEDPLAPADAIVVLGGAPVERAPLGARLLREGWAPRLVFTGEIPDERLRVYGIERTDAALGRDAARLDSTGLNRVTLIEEGTSTAEEAQAVRRFCAENSLSRVIVVTTEFHTRRAGRVFRKALEPGVEVIMRAAPGRDYDPDKWWESEAGLIMVNNECMKTLYYALRKP, from the coding sequence ATGAGGCGCTTGCTGGTGCTGGCCGTCGCGGCAGCGGTGCTCTGGTTCGCACGGGTGCCTGTGATGCTCGCGCTCGGCCACTGGCTGATCGAGGAGGACCCGCTGGCCCCCGCCGATGCGATCGTGGTGCTCGGCGGCGCACCGGTGGAGCGCGCACCGCTTGGCGCGCGCTTGCTGCGCGAAGGATGGGCCCCGCGCCTGGTCTTTACTGGGGAAATCCCCGACGAACGGCTGCGCGTGTACGGCATCGAGCGCACCGATGCGGCCCTGGGTCGCGATGCCGCCAGGCTCGACAGCACGGGGCTCAACCGGGTGACCTTGATCGAGGAGGGCACCAGCACCGCGGAAGAAGCCCAGGCGGTGCGCCGCTTCTGCGCGGAGAACAGCCTGAGCCGGGTGATCGTGGTCACCACGGAATTCCACACCCGCCGGGCGGGCCGGGTCTTCCGCAAGGCCTTGGAGCCGGGCGTGGAGGTGATCATGCGCGCCGCCCCTGGCCGCGATTACGACCCGGATAAATGGTGGGAGAGCGAGGCGGGCCTGATCATGGTGAACAATGAGTGCATGAAGACCCTCTACTACGCGCTTCGGAAGCCGTGA